A section of the Callithrix jacchus isolate 240 chromosome 14, calJac240_pri, whole genome shotgun sequence genome encodes:
- the CYP1B1 gene encoding cytochrome P450 1B1 isoform X1 encodes MASCSMATSLSPNDPWPLNPLSVQQTTLLLLLSVLAFVHAGQWLLRQRRRPLGFAPPGPFAWPLIGNAAAVGQAAHLSFARLARRYGDVFQIRLGSCPIVVLNGERAIHQALLQQGAAFADRPSFASFRVVSGGRSMAFGHYSEHWKVQRRAAHSTMRAFSTRQPRSRQVLEGHVLSEARELVALLVRGSADGAFLDPRPLTIVAVANVMSAVCFGCRYSHDDPEFRELLSHNDEFGRTVGAGSLVDVMPWLQRFPNPVRTAFREFEQLNRNFSNFVLDKFLRHRESLRPGATPRDMMDAFILSAEKKATGDSDDDGARLDLADVPATVTDIFGASQDTLSTALQWLLLLFTRYPDVQAQVQAELDQVVGRDRLPCMDDQPNLHYVMAFLYEAMRFSSFVPVTIPHATAANTSLLGYHIPKDTVIFVNQWSVNHDPVKWPNPENFDPARFLDKDGFINKDLTSRVMIFSVGKRRCIGEELSKMQLFLFISILAHQCNFRANPNEPAKMNFSYGLTIKPKSFKVNVTLRESMEILDSAVQKLQAEEICQ; translated from the exons ATGGCTTCTTGCAG CATGGCCACCAGCCTCAGCCCGAACGACCCTTGGCCGCTAAACCCGCTGTCCGTTCAGCAGACCACGCTCCTGCTACTCCTGTCGGTGCTAGCCTTTGTGCATGCGGGCCAGTGGCTGCTGAGGCAGCGGAGGCGGCCGCTCGGGTTCGCGCCCCCGGGGCCGTTCGCGTGGCCACTGATCGGAAATGCTGCGGCTGTGGGCCAGGCGGCTCACCTCTCGTTCGCTCGCCTGGCGCGGCGCTATGGCGATGTCTTCCAGATCCGCCTGGGCAGCTGCCCCATAGTGGTTCTGAATGGCGAGCGCGCCATCCATCAGGCCCTGCTGCAGCAAGGCGCGGCCTTCGCCGATCGGCCGTCCTTCGCCTCCTTCCGCGTGGTATCCGGGGGCCGCAGCATGGCTTTCGGCCACTACTCCGAGCACTGGAAGGTGCAGCGGCGCGCAGCCCACAGCACGATGCGCGCCTTCTCCACGCGCCAGCCGCGCAGCCGCCAAGTCCTGGAGGGCCACGTGCTGAGCGAAGCGCGCGAGCTAGTGGCGCTGCTGGTGCGCGGCAGCGCGGACGGCGCCTTCCTCGACCCGAGGCCGCTGACCATCGTGGCCGTGGCCAATGTCATGAGCGCCGTGTGCTTCGGCTGCCGCTACAGCCACGACGACCCCGAGTTCCGTGAGCTGCTCAGCCACAATGATGAGTTCGGGCGCACGGTGGGCGCGGGCAGCCTGGTGGATGTGATGCCCTGGCTGCAGCGCTTCCCCAACCCAGTGCGCACCGCCTTCCGCGAATTCGAGCAGCTCAACCGCAACTTCAGCAACTTTGTCCTGGACAAGTTCTTGAGGCACCGCGAAAGCCTTCGGCCCGGGGCCACCCCCCGCGACATGATGGACGCCTTCATACTCTCTGCGGAAAAGAAGGCGACCGGGGACTCCGACGATGATGGCGCGCGGCTGGATTTGGCGGACGTACCGGCCACTGTCACTGACATCTTCGGCGCCAGCCAGGATACCCTGTCCACCGCGCTGCAGTGGCTGCTCCTCCTCTTCACCAG GTATCCTGATGTACAGGCTCAAGTGCAGGCAGAATTGGATCAGGTCGTGGGGAGGGACCGTCTGCCTTGCATGGATGACCAGCCCAACCTGCACTATGTCATGGCCTTCCTTTATGAAGCCATGCGCTTCTCCAGCTTTGTGCCTGTCACCATTCCTCATGCCACCGCTGCAAACACCTCTCTCTTGGGCTACCACATTCCCAAGGACACGGTGATTTTTGTTAACCAGTGGTCTGTGAATCATGACCCAGTGAAGTGGCCCAACCCAGAGAACTTTGATCCAGCTCGATTCTTGGACAAGGACGGCTTCATCAACAAGGACCTAACCAGCAGAGTGATGATTTTTTCAGTGGGCAAAAGGCGGTGCATCGGTGAAGAACTTTCTAAGATGCAGCTTTTTCTCTTCATCTCCATCCTGGCCCACCAGTGCAATTTCAGGGCCAACCCAAATGAGCCTGCGAAAATGAATTTCAGTTATGGTCTGACCATTAAACCCAAGTCATTTAAAGTCAATGTCACTCTCAGAGAGTCCATGGAGATCCTTGATAGTGCTGTCCAAAAGTTACAAGCCGAGGAAATTTGCCAATAA
- the CYP1B1 gene encoding cytochrome P450 1B1 isoform X2, producing the protein MATSLSPNDPWPLNPLSVQQTTLLLLLSVLAFVHAGQWLLRQRRRPLGFAPPGPFAWPLIGNAAAVGQAAHLSFARLARRYGDVFQIRLGSCPIVVLNGERAIHQALLQQGAAFADRPSFASFRVVSGGRSMAFGHYSEHWKVQRRAAHSTMRAFSTRQPRSRQVLEGHVLSEARELVALLVRGSADGAFLDPRPLTIVAVANVMSAVCFGCRYSHDDPEFRELLSHNDEFGRTVGAGSLVDVMPWLQRFPNPVRTAFREFEQLNRNFSNFVLDKFLRHRESLRPGATPRDMMDAFILSAEKKATGDSDDDGARLDLADVPATVTDIFGASQDTLSTALQWLLLLFTRYPDVQAQVQAELDQVVGRDRLPCMDDQPNLHYVMAFLYEAMRFSSFVPVTIPHATAANTSLLGYHIPKDTVIFVNQWSVNHDPVKWPNPENFDPARFLDKDGFINKDLTSRVMIFSVGKRRCIGEELSKMQLFLFISILAHQCNFRANPNEPAKMNFSYGLTIKPKSFKVNVTLRESMEILDSAVQKLQAEEICQ; encoded by the exons ATGGCCACCAGCCTCAGCCCGAACGACCCTTGGCCGCTAAACCCGCTGTCCGTTCAGCAGACCACGCTCCTGCTACTCCTGTCGGTGCTAGCCTTTGTGCATGCGGGCCAGTGGCTGCTGAGGCAGCGGAGGCGGCCGCTCGGGTTCGCGCCCCCGGGGCCGTTCGCGTGGCCACTGATCGGAAATGCTGCGGCTGTGGGCCAGGCGGCTCACCTCTCGTTCGCTCGCCTGGCGCGGCGCTATGGCGATGTCTTCCAGATCCGCCTGGGCAGCTGCCCCATAGTGGTTCTGAATGGCGAGCGCGCCATCCATCAGGCCCTGCTGCAGCAAGGCGCGGCCTTCGCCGATCGGCCGTCCTTCGCCTCCTTCCGCGTGGTATCCGGGGGCCGCAGCATGGCTTTCGGCCACTACTCCGAGCACTGGAAGGTGCAGCGGCGCGCAGCCCACAGCACGATGCGCGCCTTCTCCACGCGCCAGCCGCGCAGCCGCCAAGTCCTGGAGGGCCACGTGCTGAGCGAAGCGCGCGAGCTAGTGGCGCTGCTGGTGCGCGGCAGCGCGGACGGCGCCTTCCTCGACCCGAGGCCGCTGACCATCGTGGCCGTGGCCAATGTCATGAGCGCCGTGTGCTTCGGCTGCCGCTACAGCCACGACGACCCCGAGTTCCGTGAGCTGCTCAGCCACAATGATGAGTTCGGGCGCACGGTGGGCGCGGGCAGCCTGGTGGATGTGATGCCCTGGCTGCAGCGCTTCCCCAACCCAGTGCGCACCGCCTTCCGCGAATTCGAGCAGCTCAACCGCAACTTCAGCAACTTTGTCCTGGACAAGTTCTTGAGGCACCGCGAAAGCCTTCGGCCCGGGGCCACCCCCCGCGACATGATGGACGCCTTCATACTCTCTGCGGAAAAGAAGGCGACCGGGGACTCCGACGATGATGGCGCGCGGCTGGATTTGGCGGACGTACCGGCCACTGTCACTGACATCTTCGGCGCCAGCCAGGATACCCTGTCCACCGCGCTGCAGTGGCTGCTCCTCCTCTTCACCAG GTATCCTGATGTACAGGCTCAAGTGCAGGCAGAATTGGATCAGGTCGTGGGGAGGGACCGTCTGCCTTGCATGGATGACCAGCCCAACCTGCACTATGTCATGGCCTTCCTTTATGAAGCCATGCGCTTCTCCAGCTTTGTGCCTGTCACCATTCCTCATGCCACCGCTGCAAACACCTCTCTCTTGGGCTACCACATTCCCAAGGACACGGTGATTTTTGTTAACCAGTGGTCTGTGAATCATGACCCAGTGAAGTGGCCCAACCCAGAGAACTTTGATCCAGCTCGATTCTTGGACAAGGACGGCTTCATCAACAAGGACCTAACCAGCAGAGTGATGATTTTTTCAGTGGGCAAAAGGCGGTGCATCGGTGAAGAACTTTCTAAGATGCAGCTTTTTCTCTTCATCTCCATCCTGGCCCACCAGTGCAATTTCAGGGCCAACCCAAATGAGCCTGCGAAAATGAATTTCAGTTATGGTCTGACCATTAAACCCAAGTCATTTAAAGTCAATGTCACTCTCAGAGAGTCCATGGAGATCCTTGATAGTGCTGTCCAAAAGTTACAAGCCGAGGAAATTTGCCAATAA